From the genome of Spinacia oleracea cultivar Varoflay chromosome 2, BTI_SOV_V1, whole genome shotgun sequence, one region includes:
- the LOC130467762 gene encoding uncharacterized protein, which produces MAADEGKIKLEKFDGADFGFWKMQIEDYLYQKKLYEPLSETKPEGMKDEDWNLLDRQALGVIRLTLSRNVAFNIAKGKTTAGLMKALSNMYEKPSASNKVHLMRRLFNLRMTEGASVAQHLNELNSVTTQLSSVEIDFEDEV; this is translated from the coding sequence ATGGCTGCAGATGAAGGAAAGATAAAACTCGAGAAATTCGATGGTGCAGATTTCGGGTTTTGGAAGATGCAGATCGAAGATTACCTATACCAGAAAAAGCTATATGAACCTCTCTCGGAAACTAAGCCAGAGGGAATGAAAGATGAAGATTGGAATCTTCTTGACAGACAAGCCCTCGGAGTTATCCGATTAACGTTATCGCGCAATGTTGCTTTTAATATAGCAAAGGGAAAGACTACGGCAGGTCTTATGAAAGCTCTCTCAAATATGTATGAGAAGCCATCAGCCTCTAATAAAGTTCATTTAATGAGGCGGTTATTCAATTTGCGGATGACGGAAGGTGCATCGGTAGCTCAACATCTCAACGAACTTAATTCAGTCACAACTCAATTAAGTTCAGTCGAAATAGATTTTGAAGATGAAGTTTGA